The segment TGTTGTCGTCGAGGAAGACGGCGACATTGTGCTCAAGGGCGACAACCGTGCGAACTCAATGTCTCTTATGACTCTTGGAGCAGAAGGCAAAATTCTGGACACGCCAGAAACAACGCTGGCCGTGCGTTACAACCTGAACGTCGAAGGCAGCTTGATCAATCTTGGTACTGACGTGCTACCAAACGGTTCATCGACGGACCGGCTTGAGTTCGCATCGCTGACTTTCAATTCGACAGGCAATGTGAAACTTTCCGCGGACGATTCGTTCTTCCTCACTGGCAGCAGTACGACCGGAGGTTTCCTGACGCTGGAATCTGAAGGCGACATTCGCTCAACGAGCGGATCTGAGCTGCTCACCGAAGCTGGTGCCCAATTCGATGGCATGGATATCCTGGTCGGCAACCTTGCCGATGACTGTTTCGATATCATCGACTCGTTCGAGGACGGTACCAAGCGACTGCTGGTCAATGGCGAAGGAATCGAAAACGTTCAACTCGGTTGCTCGGCTGGCGGCGATTCAGGCGTGGATTCATAGTCCGCGTTGGCTGATTTGCGACACAAGGAAGCGAAGGGATGTCACGGAAATGGCATCCCTTTTTTCTGACAGCCATTGAGACGTCAGTCCTTTTTGGCCTTCTTGAAGTTGATTTTGACGAACTCTGAATAGCCATCGACAACGGCCGTACCGTTGTCGATTTCGGCCGCGCGGAGTGCCTTGAGTTCGCTGTTCCTGGTGTCGTACTCGTCGGAAAACTTGTACTTTGGCCGTTTGTAGCTGCGAATCACGAAGGTTTCCTTGTCGACTTCTTCGCCCTGGCTGTCGACAGTTTTGAAGACTTCGTCCTTGAGGCTATCCATCTCGTCCTCGAGCCTGGAAACTTCCTGTTTGAGCCATGCGTACAGCTCGATCGGATCGGTTGGGCGTGTCATATCGGGTCTTTCAGAAAATGTGAGGTCTCCAATTCTACACTGACAAAGAGTCGAGTGAACCGACGTGGCACCTGCTTTGCCGTCCGGGCAAACGATCTGTGTATGAAAACCTGGCTGCAACGAATACGATACAGCAACCGAACAAGTGAATTTCAGGACTAAAGTTCCGTGCAAGCCCGACTACTGATCCCCAAAATCAAAAAGCTGTACGACAAGTACATGGAGTACGACGCGGATCAGCTGAAGAAAGAAACGCTTGATCTGGGTTTCGAATCGCGGACGCACGGAAACATCGAAGCTCTGGTCGCAAGAGGATTTGCTCTGGTCCGCGCCGCTTCGATGCGGGAACTGCAGATGGCGCACTACGATGTGCAGTTGACCGGGGGATTGGCGATGTGCCGCGGGCACGTTGCCGAAATGAGAACGGGCGAAGGAAAGACTCTCACAGCAACGCTGCCAATGTTCGTTCGTGCTCTCGCCGGCGAAGGTGCCTTGCTCGCGACCAGCAACGACTACCTGGCCTATCGCGATGCGATGTGGATGAAGCCAGTCTACAATCTGCTCGGTCTGAGTATCGGCGTGATTCAAACGGAGATGTCACGCGAGCAACGTCGCGAATCCTACAAATGCGACATTACGTACGGCACGATGAAAGAGTTTGGTTTCGACTTTCTTCGAGACCATGCGGCTCGCCGTGAGCAACAGCAGCGAGATTTCTACTACGGCGGCGCATCCGGTGGAGTCGCCCAGTCGCCGATGGCGGTATCTGTTCATCGCAAACCTCACTTCATACTGATTGACGAAGCTGACAGTATCCTGATCGATGACGCGAGAACGCCGTTGATCATTTCATCAGCCGGCGACGATTCCAGCCAGCAACAGGAGACCAGCCTCTATCAATGGTCGGCTGATTCGGCGCCGAAGTTCGAAGAGGATCTTCACTACTGGTATGATCGCGAACGCCGCAAAGTTGACCTGACTCCGGAAGGAACGGCGCTGGTTCGGGAAACCGTGAAGCCACGCGATCTTGCGGGTATTGGGCTGTTGCAAATGTACGATTTCATCGAGCGAGCGATTCAGGTTTATCGTGACTACAAAACGGATCGAGACTATGTCGTGAGAGACGGTGAGATCGTGATCGTAGACGAAGCCACGGGTCGGATCTCGGAAGGTCGTCGTTGGAGTCGCGGCATCCATCAGGCGATCGAAGCCAAGGAACACGTCAAGGTTTCGGTCGATACGGCAACGCATGCCAAGATCACGGTGCAGTCTTTTGTCAGTCGCTTTCCGCACATGGCCGGGATGACAGGGACGGCGTGGACGTCGGTTCGCGAGTTCAAGAAAATCTACGGCATGGGTGTTTCAGTGATTCCAACGAATCGCAAGCCGCAACGAATAGAGTTGCCGATCAAATACGCACCGACCGAGGAAGAAAAGCTACAGCAGATTGCTGTCGACGTTAAAGAAATTCACGAACTCGGTCGCCCGATTTTGATTGGTACTCGATCGATCGCCAAATCGGAGATCGTATCGAACGTGCTGCGACAGATCGGCGTTCAACATGACGTGCTCAATGCCCGGCAGATTGAACGCGAAGCCGAGATCGTCGAAAACGCTGGCCAGAAAAGTCGTGTTACCGTCGCTACAAACATGGCGGGTCGAGGTACGGATATCAAAATCGATGACGAAGTACGCGAGCTTGGCGGACTTCATGTGATCGGCACCGAGATGCATGAATCGAGTCGAATCGATCAGCAACTTTTTGGGCGCTGTGGTCGACAGGGAGATCCGGGTTCGGTCCAGCTATATATATGTGCCGAAGACAAACTGTTAGAGTCCGCGTTCGGGAAACAGAAAGCCGATCGAATTCGCAAGACGGCAAAGATTCGCGGTCGCCGATATTGGATTCGGCTATTTGAAAAAGCACAGAACAAAGTCGAGAGCCAGCACTATCGCTCTCGCAAAATACTGATGTTCAACGAAAAACAGCTGGCGAAAAGCCAACGAGAAATGGGACTCGACCCAATTCTGGACAATTTTGAATAACTACCGACGCTGGTGACGGTATCATTAGCAGGTAGCGAAACATACAGTTCAGCGCTGACAACAAATCTCGGAAGTCACCGACTTCTGTAACAAAGGACATCATACCACCCATCTGAACCGCTTCCTGGCCAAGAAAATGTACTTGTACGATATAACTTTAAAAACGGCGTTGCTGTTATTGATCACGTTGCACGTAGGATGTAGCAAGCCACCGCCTCCGACACCCCCGCCGTTTGTTGATTTGTCGGATTCGCTAACCGGAGAAGAAAAGCGTATTGCGGAGCTGATCACCAGCGAAGACTTGCTGTTGGATCTGACGAAAGACCTCCAGTCGATTGCAAGCCAGCTTCAAGGCGATGACGAATCGGTAGATCATTTTGCTACGCTGGACCATCTCACAGGTATCGCTGGCAGCCCGTCCTTCCATACCGATCAAAACATGCCTTCTCATGTTCAGGTCGCAAGCCTCAGCGTGGCTCAATTGCCGATTGGAAGTTCTCCGTGGAGTGCTATCTCCGACATGGGCGTAAAATGGTCGACGTTGAAGTTCGGTGTGCTCGATGCCGAGTTTTCCAATGAGGAACGGACCGAGTTTACGCTCGAAACCAAATCGGAAGCTCGTGGCTCAGGCAATGATGAACTTTACGGGCTCAAAGGTCATCAGCAACTGGTTTTTGCCTGGAAGAAAGATAGCTGGCGATTGTCAGAATGGATTCAGGAAGACTTGAAGTTGATGAAGTCTTCTCATCAACTGTTTCGCGACGTGCTTCCAGATGTGATCTCCGACCCGGAAGCGCTTGATAAAGCCACCCGCAGCCACAAAGATGAAATCATTATCGACTGGTCGAAGCGGGGTCAAATCAAGCTTCCGCGGATGGACGTCACCAGTTGGGCATGGATCGGATCGAATCATATTTTCCCATCCGTGTCAGCGGTGGACTACAACACCGACGGCTACGATGACCTGTTCCTGACGTCACGTTGGGGACCGACTCAAATGTTGAAGAACAACGGGGACGGGACTTTCGATGATGTGACCGAAGAAGTCGGGCTGAGCGAACCGTACATGGTGAACACAGTGCTGTTCGTCGATCTGGACAACGATGGCGACAAAGACGCTTTCATCGGTCGTCCGATGGAGAAAGCCAGGTATATGCGAAACGACGACGGCAAGTTCGTCGATGTCACTGAAAGCCACTCGGACCTGGGCGATCAATACTTTGTCAGCAGTATCACGGCCTCAGACGTAAACCGCGACGGTCTGCTGGATCTGTACCTGACCAGTTACGTGCCGCTGCAAAGTAAAACCGTTCGATTTGAGGATCGCTTTCTGACAGAAGAAGAGCGGGAGCAATACAACCTGCGAGTCGCCACAACTGACTTTTGGGTTGAGATGTCGGGTGCATCAAACGTGTTGCTGATGAATCGTGGCGGTGGAAAACTCGAACGCGTCCCGTACGACAATTTGCTGTCTCAATGGCGTCGCTCGTTTCAGGCCACGTGGGCTGACTACGACAACGATGGAGACGACGACCTGTATGTCTGCACCGATTTTGCGCCCAATGCGTTGTTAAGAAACGACACTCCCAAAGGTGCCGCACAACCGGTGTTTAGTGCTGCCGATGATGTGTTTCCCAAAGACCTGCAGGGATTTTCCATGGGTGGATCGTGGGGAGACTATGACTCTGATGGTGACCTCGATTTGTACGTATCGAATATGTACTCCAAAGCCGGTCGTAGGATACTTTCCCGGTTGGGAACCGAGGACGGGCGACTGATCGCGTCAGCGGCCGGAAACTTTCTGTTCGAGAATGAAGATGGCCGATTCTCTCAGGTCGCCGGTGACGGAAAACAGGCTGTCGATAAAGTTGGCTGGTCGTGGGGAGGTCAATGGTCGGACTTTGATAACGATGGAGACCTGGATCTTTATGTTCCCAGTGGATATCACACGGCGCCGAAAGAGATTGCCGGTGTTGATACGTGAAGTTGCCTCTGGCGTACGGTCGTACGCAAAGACATGACTCAAACAGACGGCTTTCGCGAAGCCGAGGTGTGGAAAAAACAAAGGTATACACCGAAGCTAAAAGTAGAAAACAAGATCGATCCGCTAACGGGCAAAAGGCCGGACTTCAACTTCACCAGCAACTCGCTCAGCGGCAACGAACGCAACCGAATGTTCCTGCAGCATGATCAAGGGAACTTTAGCGACGTTTCGCTTGTCAGCGGTGCCGACGATACCGCTGACGGACGCTCCTTCGCGTTGCTTGATTTCGATCGCGATGGCTGGACAGATATCGCCATGATGGGTCTCAACGCGCCCCGATTCCGGCTTTATCGCAACGAAATTGGCGATCTCTATCCGGATCGAAAAGCGTATCGATTCCGCCTGGTCGGAGGACTTACCGGTTCCGAAGCTTCGACGGATCAACTCAGTAACCGTGACGCAATCGGTGCAAAGGTTAAAATCACCTTTAGTTCCGGGCGCGTCTACAGCCTCCACAAACAGGCCGGCGAAGGGTTTGCGAGTCAGAACTCGGAGGTGCTTTCCATTGGTGTCAGGCCGGGCGAAGAAGTTGAAAAACTGGAAGTCAGTTGGCCGGGTGGAACCAAAACGGAAGTTGGCAAAATCGACATGTCTGGCATCCAGGTCATTCAAGAGATCGATTAAGCCAAAGAATTTGCTTGCCAGACGCGTCTTTAAGACGAACAATAACAGACCATGGCAAAAATTCTGATAGTCGAAGATTCGCCCGTCGATCAGCTCTTGATCAAGAGGCTGCTGGTGCGGCCCGATTGGGTTTCGCAAATCGCCAGCAACGGAAAAGAAGCTCTCGAGCTCATTGGAAAACTCCGTCCGGACATCGTTGTGACCGATCTACAGATGCCGGTGATGGACGGGCTGGAACTGGTGAAAGCCGTGCGTGAGAACGACGCCGGATTACCGATCGTATTGGTTACCGCCAAGGGTTCTGAGCAAACAGCGGTTGACGCACTTCGCGATGGAGCAACTTCCTATTCGCCAAAATCAAAACTCAGTACCGATCTTGTTTCCACGATCGAACAGGTTCTGGAAATGTCGCGGCGAATGCGATATTCGCATGATTCGGAATTCTTTCCCACGCCGAAATCACACGCCGTTGTGCTGAAAAACGATTTGAAACTGATCGGCCCGACGATCGAAAACATGCAATCGCAACTTCCGGCCTGGAGCGATCGCGACCGGTTACAGATCGGCATGGCGCTCGATGAAGCACTCGTCAACGCGATGCATCACGGCAATCTGGAAGTCGATTCGACCATGCGTGAGGGTGACGAAACGAATTACTACGAGTTGATCCGCGTTCGCCAGGGCAAGCCACCGTGGAACGACCGAAAGGTCCGCGTCGAGTTCGAGTTTTCCGACCAGCATATTTGCATTCAGGTATCCGACGAAGGCAGCGGCTTCGATCCGGCAACGATTCCCGACCCGCGAACTCCCGAAAATTTGCATCGCGTTTGTGGACGCGGCCTGTTCTTGATTCGCAACTTTATGGATCAGGTTGCTCACAACGCGACCGGCAATCAGATCACGATGACCAAGCTGCGTGAAAAATAGCTGACAGCTACAGACCGAAGTACTCGTTCAGAAACGCTTTCCGATCCCCTTCATGTCGCGCGTACTGCACGATCGCCAACAGCTTTTCCTGATCGCGTTTAAGTTTGTCATCGATGAACGTGGCATCAAACTTGTCATCTGGAAAATCGGAAATTCGTTCCAGCTGCAGCGGTTCGATTGTGCCGCGAAAAACGTCCCAACGAATTAGCATCGAGAGTGCTGTTTCCAGGCGTCGATCATGTTTTTGGCGATGGTGAAGTTTCTCGCGCAACCACTCCAGTCCAAACGCGTTGCACTGTTCCAGATCGTTATCCAGAAAGTCAAACACGCGACGATAGAATTCCGCGTCCGGATTGCTCCAACGGATGAACTCCATCTGCGTCGCCAGATCGCGTTGGTCATAAAGCAGCAAACACTTCGAAGGCTGACCGTCGCGTCCGGCGCGGCCAATTTCCTGATAGTAGCTCTCCATCGAACCAGGCAAATCCGCGTGTAGCACATAGCGGATGTCCTCCTTGTCGATTCCCATGCCGAACGCATTGGTGGCCAAAACCAGAAAGTTATCGCCGCCCATAAACTGTTCCTGCAACTGCCGCCGTCGATTGCGAGGCAGATCGCCATGATAGATTAGATGGTCCACGCCCTGAGCCAACAGTCGATCGCTGAACTCGACCAGCTTGCGAATCAGCGTGAAGTAAACGATGCCGGGCCCGCTAACGGATGATCGCATCTCAACAATCCGATCCAGTTTCATGTCGTCGTCCCAAACTTCGTCGACCTCAAGTGACAGGTTCGGTCGATCGATGCCTTGATGAAACAGCAGCATCGACGCCGGAGTCTGGTCATCCGCATCTGCACCCCGAACCAGTTCCAGTCCCAACTGCCGCGCGATATCGTTCTGCACATCCACCGTCGCGGTTGCCGTCAAAGCGATTGTTGTTGGCGAGCCGAGAGACTTGCGAATGTCGCCGACTCGGGTGTAGTCCGGGCGAAAATCGTGGCCCCACTGGCTGATGCAATGAGCCTCATCGATCGCCAGAAGCTGAATCGTTCTCTGGTCGAGCACTTCCAGAAATTCTGGCTTTTGAAAACGCTCTGGAGTCACGTACAGCAAATCCCATTTGCCTTCTGCGATTCCCAGATAACGATGCTCTCGCTGACCGCGCTCCAACGACGAGTTGATAAACGTCGCGGAAACGCCTTTGCGGACCAAAGAGTCCACCTGGTCTTTCATCAATGCGATCAAAGGAGAAATGACCAGCGTCAAACCTCGCCGCTCTGTTTGCCGACTGGCCAGGGAAATCGCAGGTACCTGAAAACAGAGGCTCTTGCCCATTCCCGTCGGCATGATGACCAGGGAGTGTTGGTCGCGCAGCGTTCGTTCGACAATCGCTTCCTGAAATCCGCGAAACGAGTCATAGCCAAAAGTGCGTTTCAGGATCTGTTGAGGAGACTGGACTGCGGAATCTTCAGACAAAGTTTACTTTCAAAAACGGGGCCTTGGGCCGTTGAACGTCCGGTGCTAGCATCCAAATGGCCCACGTTACCATTTTGCCTATCCAGACACCGTAGTTTACATACAATTTCCGGTGGCTCGGAAGCCAATGGAATCATCATGACTACTGCAGCAGTGAGCATCGTCACTGAAAGGACTCGTCAATGACTCGCAGCAACTATCGCTTCATTTGCATCGCTCTGTTCACTTTCGCCCTCGTCGTATCCACGTCGGTGAGCACAGGGCAGTCGCAGGAAACAGCGAAACCATTCGAAGCCAGATTTTGGCAGTTCTTGATGGGTAACAACTACAAGAACTGGGCTCCGGCTCCTGGTCAGGATGGTGACTTTTACAGTGGACAGGTGCCGCACGGTGCCCTGCTGAAAATGTACATCAATCGAGCTGCAGCCAGCGATGTCGATGGGCTCAGAATTGGCAGCGTGGTAGTCCTTGAGAACTATCGATCGGATCGATCACTCAAAACTATTTCAGTCATGTATCGAACCGAAGGCTTCAATCCATCGGCCAACGATTGGTACTGGGTCGAATACAATCCAGACGGCACCGTTGTCAAAGAAAGCTCTACCGGACAGCCACAGGGCCAATCGGGAACTGCGATGCTTGTTTCGTCGAAATCGACCAAGCTGCTGGGCAAGTCCAGTCGTTGCATTTCCTGCCACGATCAAGCTGAAGGGTCCGATTTTGCTTTCTTCAACGATCGTGAAGATTCCAGCGTCGCAGGCAGCCAAAAAGCCGAAACCCTTTCGCTACGTTAAGCTCGCTGCGACAGAACGGGGTGAGAAACAGGACAAAGCCGTGCCAGGATCACAACTGGTGGTTAACGTTCTTCGGTATGCCCCGACGTGGCTGTTTGCTTTGTCAGATGTCCGACAATGGACTATCTTGGAAGGGACCGCCCCGGTACAGCAATCGAGTTGTGACGGCGAACCCAATTCCATCTGAAGCGTTCCATGTCGCAAGAATCGGCTCTGAAAGTACTCCATGAACTGACCGCCGCCGGTCTGCTTTCGTCGGACGCGGTGACGCGGTTCAGCACCGAAATAGAATCCGGCGCTGATGCGCTGCTGGATAAACTGTTGGCTGAAAACGTAATCACGCAATGGCAAGCCGACAAGTTTCGTGCTGGTCAGGCGAGCGACATTTTCCTCGGCGAGTATCTTGTCCTTCGAGAGCTTGGACGCGGCGGCATGGGCACGGTTTTGCTGGCTCGGCATCGTCGCATGGATCGCGAAGTCGCCATCAAGGTTTTGCCCGTGACCGCGATGGAATCGGAGTCAGCAGTGGCTCGTTTTTATCAGGAAGTCAAAGTCGCCGCCAAGCTGATTCATCCGAACATCGTTCACGCTTACGATGCCGGCGAACATCATGGATTTCACTATCTGGTGATGGAATTCGTCGAAGGCCACGACCTCGCGCACGTGGTTCACGAGATCGGACCGCTGCCGCTTTCGATGGCGTTGGACTATCTCCGTCAGGCTGCCGTAGGACTCAAATGGGCTCATGGTGAACAGGTCATCCATCGGGATATCAAACCTTCGAATCTGTTGCTCGACAGTAAAGGCAACATCAAAATCTTGGACATGGGACTGGCGAGAGGCACCGGCAGCAACGGTACGCTTGACGGGAAATCAATTCATCTGACGACCACTGGCCAGGTAATGGGAACCGTAGAGTTCATGTCGCCTGAGCAAGCCGAAGACACGCGGCTTGCGGACGAACGTTCCGATATCTATTCGCTCGGTTGCACCTTCTATCGATTGCTCAACAACGTCGGTCCGTACTCGCGGGACACCGTTGTCAAAACCATTCTGGCGCACCGCAACGAACCGATTCCGCGGCTTCCTCAAACTGGCGATCCGCTGCAGGACGGGGCGCAATTGATCTTTGAGAAAATGGTGGCCAAGCGACCTGAAGATCGATACCAGGACATGGAACAATTGATTTCAGACATCGACCAAATCGATGAGCTTGAGAATCAGGACGAACCGGTGACAGAACTTCGAGACGACGAAGTCATTGAGGTTCCGGAGCCGTCGATGAAAGTAGCGACGAAACCAGTAGCCTCGGAACCCATCGCATCAGAACCTGTTTCGACTTCCAGAGAGTTTCCGACCACCGCGGTGGCGATTCGGATTGAAGACGATGGCTCGATTACGAATCTACCGTCGTCCAGCAACGTTATCGATTTGTCGAACAACGATCTGGCTCATATCGCGCCAACGCTTGCCACTCCGGGTTCAGCATCGGCAAATACGAAACCATCCCAAGCCAACGTTTTTCGTATCGAAGAAGACAAACCATCGCGGGGACTGCAGTTGATCATCGGCGCCATTGTCGCCTTTGTGTTGGCTGTTGCATTGCCCTATGGAATCGCAGGACTATTCGTCGGCACCGCCGTGTGGTGGATTTCACGGCGTCATCAAAAAGAAATGAGAACCTGTATTCGCGCAGTCGATAGAATCTGGATGACCAGAGCTGCCAAGTTCGCTGCTCTTGCATCGGTGATCATCGGCGTCTTCCGACTTGTTTTCTTCTTCTAAACCAAGTTCAAAGTGAGCTCGTCTACTGTAAAAGGCGGTTCAACGTCGAGACAACAAAAAACGAAAAACTGACTACCCAGTTCATATAACCGGCAGAGTCTTTTTGCACTTGGGGATATGTGTGGTTACAGTGAAGGCATCCACCGCGTCCACTTATCCCACCAATTATGTCTGACATTCGCTTTGATCCGATTTCGGGGCAATGGGTTACTATCGCGCCCAATCGCAATGATCGCCCCGTTGAATTTATCCCGGCGGAACGCGTTATCAAACGTTTGCTCTGTCCTTTCTGCGCCGGAAATGAACTGGAAACTCCAGCCACGCTGGCCTCCTATGACGCGTCAGGCAACAAAGTCGAAGACGAAGACCCCTGGCTTGTTCGCGTCGTTCCCAACAAGTTCCCCTCCTTTTCCGTTGCCAATGGACGCAACTGCGAGCCTTCCGCTGCAAACGCACAGGCTCCGGGCAACGGGCTCTACGAATCTTTTTGTACTCATGGAATTCAGGAATTGGTGGTCCCCAGTTCAAAGCACATCCAGAGTTTTTCGGATCTAACAAAAAACGAAACGCGAGTGACTCACTTTGCTTACCGAGATCGAATTCGATCGGCTGCCGAACAGGACCTGGCGCACGCCATGCTGTTTACAAACTGTCGGTCAGCTGCGGGTGCTTCGTTGGAACACATTCACAGCCAGTTAATCGTTTCGCCGATCGTGAGCGCGGCCGTTAGCCAACGGATTGAACGCAACAGGACGTATCACAGCGACCATGGTCGACATCTGATTCATGCACTCAACGAATGGGAGTTGGATCAGCAACATCGTGTCGTCGAAAGGACAGAGAATTTCTCCGTGATCTGTCCATACGCCAGCCGGTTCGCGTTTCAGGTGTGGATCGTGCCAAACGCGGAGCTTCCAACGTTCCAAAAATGCTCTGACTCTGCGCTCGAAGAGCTGGGAGAGCTTACGCGAAAGCAAGTCACTCGACTCGAATCGGTATTGGACGCGCCAGCCTACAACGTGCTGTATCACTTGCCTCCATTTTCAGAGATGGAGAATCAGCCTTGGTACGTCGAGATCTTTCCTCGCATAACGACGCCAGCCGGTTTCGAGTTGGGCACCGATTTTTGGGTCAATCCGGTTTC is part of the Mariniblastus fucicola genome and harbors:
- a CDS encoding preprotein translocase subunit SecA; amino-acid sequence: MQARLLIPKIKKLYDKYMEYDADQLKKETLDLGFESRTHGNIEALVARGFALVRAASMRELQMAHYDVQLTGGLAMCRGHVAEMRTGEGKTLTATLPMFVRALAGEGALLATSNDYLAYRDAMWMKPVYNLLGLSIGVIQTEMSREQRRESYKCDITYGTMKEFGFDFLRDHAARREQQQRDFYYGGASGGVAQSPMAVSVHRKPHFILIDEADSILIDDARTPLIISSAGDDSSQQQETSLYQWSADSAPKFEEDLHYWYDRERRKVDLTPEGTALVRETVKPRDLAGIGLLQMYDFIERAIQVYRDYKTDRDYVVRDGEIVIVDEATGRISEGRRWSRGIHQAIEAKEHVKVSVDTATHAKITVQSFVSRFPHMAGMTGTAWTSVREFKKIYGMGVSVIPTNRKPQRIELPIKYAPTEEEKLQQIAVDVKEIHELGRPILIGTRSIAKSEIVSNVLRQIGVQHDVLNARQIEREAEIVENAGQKSRVTVATNMAGRGTDIKIDDEVRELGGLHVIGTEMHESSRIDQQLFGRCGRQGDPGSVQLYICAEDKLLESAFGKQKADRIRKTAKIRGRRYWIRLFEKAQNKVESQHYRSRKILMFNEKQLAKSQREMGLDPILDNFE
- a CDS encoding RecQ family ATP-dependent DNA helicase, which codes for MSEDSAVQSPQQILKRTFGYDSFRGFQEAIVERTLRDQHSLVIMPTGMGKSLCFQVPAISLASRQTERRGLTLVISPLIALMKDQVDSLVRKGVSATFINSSLERGQREHRYLGIAEGKWDLLYVTPERFQKPEFLEVLDQRTIQLLAIDEAHCISQWGHDFRPDYTRVGDIRKSLGSPTTIALTATATVDVQNDIARQLGLELVRGADADDQTPASMLLFHQGIDRPNLSLEVDEVWDDDMKLDRIVEMRSSVSGPGIVYFTLIRKLVEFSDRLLAQGVDHLIYHGDLPRNRRRQLQEQFMGGDNFLVLATNAFGMGIDKEDIRYVLHADLPGSMESYYQEIGRAGRDGQPSKCLLLYDQRDLATQMEFIRWSNPDAEFYRRVFDFLDNDLEQCNAFGLEWLREKLHHRQKHDRRLETALSMLIRWDVFRGTIEPLQLERISDFPDDKFDATFIDDKLKRDQEKLLAIVQYARHEGDRKAFLNEYFGL
- a CDS encoding CRTAC1 family protein, which gives rise to MTQTDGFREAEVWKKQRYTPKLKVENKIDPLTGKRPDFNFTSNSLSGNERNRMFLQHDQGNFSDVSLVSGADDTADGRSFALLDFDRDGWTDIAMMGLNAPRFRLYRNEIGDLYPDRKAYRFRLVGGLTGSEASTDQLSNRDAIGAKVKITFSSGRVYSLHKQAGEGFASQNSEVLSIGVRPGEEVEKLEVSWPGGTKTEVGKIDMSGIQVIQEID
- a CDS encoding galactose-1-phosphate uridylyltransferase, yielding MSDIRFDPISGQWVTIAPNRNDRPVEFIPAERVIKRLLCPFCAGNELETPATLASYDASGNKVEDEDPWLVRVVPNKFPSFSVANGRNCEPSAANAQAPGNGLYESFCTHGIQELVVPSSKHIQSFSDLTKNETRVTHFAYRDRIRSAAEQDLAHAMLFTNCRSAAGASLEHIHSQLIVSPIVSAAVSQRIERNRTYHSDHGRHLIHALNEWELDQQHRVVERTENFSVICPYASRFAFQVWIVPNAELPTFQKCSDSALEELGELTRKQVTRLESVLDAPAYNVLYHLPPFSEMENQPWYVEIFPRITTPAGFELGTDFWVNPVSPEVATRRLRQVTA
- a CDS encoding serine/threonine-protein kinase; the encoded protein is MSQESALKVLHELTAAGLLSSDAVTRFSTEIESGADALLDKLLAENVITQWQADKFRAGQASDIFLGEYLVLRELGRGGMGTVLLARHRRMDREVAIKVLPVTAMESESAVARFYQEVKVAAKLIHPNIVHAYDAGEHHGFHYLVMEFVEGHDLAHVVHEIGPLPLSMALDYLRQAAVGLKWAHGEQVIHRDIKPSNLLLDSKGNIKILDMGLARGTGSNGTLDGKSIHLTTTGQVMGTVEFMSPEQAEDTRLADERSDIYSLGCTFYRLLNNVGPYSRDTVVKTILAHRNEPIPRLPQTGDPLQDGAQLIFEKMVAKRPEDRYQDMEQLISDIDQIDELENQDEPVTELRDDEVIEVPEPSMKVATKPVASEPIASEPVSTSREFPTTAVAIRIEDDGSITNLPSSSNVIDLSNNDLAHIAPTLATPGSASANTKPSQANVFRIEEDKPSRGLQLIIGAIVAFVLAVALPYGIAGLFVGTAVWWISRRHQKEMRTCIRAVDRIWMTRAAKFAALASVIIGVFRLVFFF
- a CDS encoding ATP-binding response regulator; this encodes MAKILIVEDSPVDQLLIKRLLVRPDWVSQIASNGKEALELIGKLRPDIVVTDLQMPVMDGLELVKAVRENDAGLPIVLVTAKGSEQTAVDALRDGATSYSPKSKLSTDLVSTIEQVLEMSRRMRYSHDSEFFPTPKSHAVVLKNDLKLIGPTIENMQSQLPAWSDRDRLQIGMALDEALVNAMHHGNLEVDSTMREGDETNYYELIRVRQGKPPWNDRKVRVEFEFSDQHICIQVSDEGSGFDPATIPDPRTPENLHRVCGRGLFLIRNFMDQVAHNATGNQITMTKLREK
- a CDS encoding FG-GAP repeat domain-containing protein, whose amino-acid sequence is MYDITLKTALLLLITLHVGCSKPPPPTPPPFVDLSDSLTGEEKRIAELITSEDLLLDLTKDLQSIASQLQGDDESVDHFATLDHLTGIAGSPSFHTDQNMPSHVQVASLSVAQLPIGSSPWSAISDMGVKWSTLKFGVLDAEFSNEERTEFTLETKSEARGSGNDELYGLKGHQQLVFAWKKDSWRLSEWIQEDLKLMKSSHQLFRDVLPDVISDPEALDKATRSHKDEIIIDWSKRGQIKLPRMDVTSWAWIGSNHIFPSVSAVDYNTDGYDDLFLTSRWGPTQMLKNNGDGTFDDVTEEVGLSEPYMVNTVLFVDLDNDGDKDAFIGRPMEKARYMRNDDGKFVDVTESHSDLGDQYFVSSITASDVNRDGLLDLYLTSYVPLQSKTVRFEDRFLTEEEREQYNLRVATTDFWVEMSGASNVLLMNRGGGKLERVPYDNLLSQWRRSFQATWADYDNDGDDDLYVCTDFAPNALLRNDTPKGAAQPVFSAADDVFPKDLQGFSMGGSWGDYDSDGDLDLYVSNMYSKAGRRILSRLGTEDGRLIASAAGNFLFENEDGRFSQVAGDGKQAVDKVGWSWGGQWSDFDNDGDLDLYVPSGYHTAPKEIAGVDT